A region from the Malus domestica chromosome 07, GDT2T_hap1 genome encodes:
- the LOC139197801 gene encoding heat shock cognate 70 kDa protein-like has product MEGKGEGPAIGIDLGTTYSCVGVCQHDRVEIIANDHGNHTTPSYVAFTDTERLIGNVAKDQVAMNPVNTSDMKHWPFKVISGSGDKPTIVVTYKGEEKQFTAEEISSMVLVKMPSGHKGCWGH; this is encoded by the exons ATGGAGGGAAAAGGAGAAGGGCCAGCGATCGGTATAGATCTCGGAACTACTTACTCGTGCGTCGGTGTTTGTCAACACGACCGCGTCGAGATCATCGCTAATGATCATGGCAACCACACGACGCCGTCTTACGTGGCGTTTACTGATACGGAGAGGTTGATCGGCAATGTGGCCAAGGACCAGGTCGCCATGAACCCCGTCAACACC AGTGACATGAAGCACTGGCCCTTCAAGGTCATTTCCGGCTCCGGTGACAAGCCCACGATTGTTGTCACATACAAGGGCGAAGAGAAGCAGTTCACTGCTGAAGAAATTTCCTCCATGGTTCTCGTCAAGATGC CGTCAGGCCACAAAGGATGCTGGGGTCATTGA